A single genomic interval of Armigeres subalbatus isolate Guangzhou_Male chromosome 1, GZ_Asu_2, whole genome shotgun sequence harbors:
- the LOC134217814 gene encoding cuticle protein 18.7-like isoform X1: MKAFVLGSVLMVASVCSGSYIPLDTPEVAAAKAAHFAAHAAAGVGGGHWDHHDVHVQKWHGPIHIPIIHKGVPVDTPEVQHAKAFHAAAHAKVAGYAHHDDHYGGDVHVQKWHGPIHIPVIHKGVPVDTPEVQHATAFHLNALAKAGSYGSYGAGAWSDNGIEHEDDGSYKPHLYEGEQY; this comes from the exons ATGAAAGCCTTC GTGTTGGGATCAGTGCTTATGGTTGCTTCGGTCTGCTCCGGATCGTACATTCCTTTGGACACTCCAGAAGTAGCCGCTGCCAAGGCTGCTCACTTTGCCGCCCATGCAGCCGCCGGTGTTGGTGGTGGTCATTGGGATCATCACGACGTCCATGTACAGAAGTGGCATGGACCCATCCATATCCCAATAATTCACAAGGGCGTCCCTGTGGATACCCCCGAAGTTCAGCACGCAAAGGCCTTCCACGCTGCCGCTCACGCTAAGGTCGCCGGATATGCTCACCATGATGACCACTATGGAGGCGATGTCCATGTGCAGAAGTGGCACGGACCAATCCACATCCCAGTTATCCACAAGGGTGTTCCAGTCGATACCCCCGAGGTCCAGCACGCCACAGCTTTCCACCTGAATGCTCTGGCTAAGGCTGGCTCATATGGCTCATATGGAGCAGGAGCATGGTCCGACAACGGCATTGAACATGAAGATGATGGCTCCTACAAGCCGCATTTGTACGAGGGTGAACAATACTAA
- the LOC134217814 gene encoding cuticle protein 18.7-like isoform X2, which translates to MVASVCSGSYIPLDTPEVAAAKAAHFAAHAAAGVGGGHWDHHDVHVQKWHGPIHIPIIHKGVPVDTPEVQHAKAFHAAAHAKVAGYAHHDDHYGGDVHVQKWHGPIHIPVIHKGVPVDTPEVQHATAFHLNALAKAGSYGSYGAGAWSDNGIEHEDDGSYKPHLYEGEQY; encoded by the coding sequence ATGGTTGCTTCGGTCTGCTCCGGATCGTACATTCCTTTGGACACTCCAGAAGTAGCCGCTGCCAAGGCTGCTCACTTTGCCGCCCATGCAGCCGCCGGTGTTGGTGGTGGTCATTGGGATCATCACGACGTCCATGTACAGAAGTGGCATGGACCCATCCATATCCCAATAATTCACAAGGGCGTCCCTGTGGATACCCCCGAAGTTCAGCACGCAAAGGCCTTCCACGCTGCCGCTCACGCTAAGGTCGCCGGATATGCTCACCATGATGACCACTATGGAGGCGATGTCCATGTGCAGAAGTGGCACGGACCAATCCACATCCCAGTTATCCACAAGGGTGTTCCAGTCGATACCCCCGAGGTCCAGCACGCCACAGCTTTCCACCTGAATGCTCTGGCTAAGGCTGGCTCATATGGCTCATATGGAGCAGGAGCATGGTCCGACAACGGCATTGAACATGAAGATGATGGCTCCTACAAGCCGCATTTGTACGAGGGTGAACAATACTAA